Sequence from the Entelurus aequoreus isolate RoL-2023_Sb linkage group LG28, RoL_Eaeq_v1.1, whole genome shotgun sequence genome:
TTGCGAGAGGAGCAATCGCATTAATTACAAGACATGTCCATTACGCACATGAATGTAGTCCTGGGTTTGACTTTTTTGAATAATTTTGAATCTTAGTATTTCATTTCCATGACGATATGTGTTGTTATTAATGACTTGCGAGAGGAGCAAtcacattaattacaagacaggTCTCTATCACGCACATAAATGTAGTCATGGGTTTGACTTTTGGATCATTTTGAGTCTAAGTATTTAATTTTTATGATGAAATGTGTTGGTTATCATTGATCACTTGAGAGAGGAGCAATCGCATTAATTACAAGACATCTATTACGCACATGAATGTAGTCCTGGGTTTGACTTTTGAATAATTTTGAATCTTAGTATTTAATATCTATGATTATATGTGTTGGTTATTAATGACTTTCGAGAGGAGCAAtcacattaattacaagacaggTCTCTATCACACACATAAATGTAGTCATGGGTTTGACTTTTAAATCTTAGTATTTCATTTTTATGATGAAATGTGTTGGTTATCATTAATTACTTGGGAGAGGAGCAATCGCATTAATTACAAGACACGTCCATTACGCACATGAATGTAGTCCTGTGTTTGACTTTTTTGAATAATTTTGAATCTTAGTATTTCATTTCTATGATATGTGTTGGTTATTAATGAATTGCGAGAGGAGCAATCGCATTAATTACAAGACATGTCTTTATCACACACATAAATGTAGTCATGGGTTTGACTTTTGGATCATTTTGAGTCTTAGTATTTCATTTTTATGATGAAATGTGTTGGTTATCATTAATTACTTGCGAGAGGAGCAATCGCATTAATTACAAGACACGTCCATTACGCACATGAATGTAGTCCTGGGTTTGACTTTTGAATAATTTTGAATCTTAGTATTTAATATCTATGATTATATGTGTTGGTCATTAATGACTTGCGAGAGGAGCAAtcacattaattacaagacaggTCTCTATCATGCACATAAATGTAGTCATGGGATGCACATAAATGTAGTCATGGGTTTGACTTTTAAATCTTAGTATTTCATTTTTATGATGAAATGTGTTGGTTATCATTAATTACTTGTGAGAGGAGCAATCGCATTAATTACAAGACACGTCCATTACGCACATGAATGTAGTCCTGGGTTTGACTTTTTTGAATAATTTTGAATGTTAGTATTTCATTTCTATGATGATATGTGTTGGTTATTAATGACTTGCGAGAGGAGCAAtcacattaattacaagacaggTCTCTATCACGCACATAAATGTAGTCATGGGTTTGACTTTTGGATCATTTTGAGTCTTAGTATTTAATTTTTATGATGAAATGTGTTGGTTATCATTGATCACTTGAGAGAGGAGCAATCGCATTAATTACAAGACATCTATTACGCACATGAATGTAGTCCTGGGTTTGACTTTTGAATAATTTTGAATCTTAGTATTTAATATCTATGATTATATGTGTTGGTTATTAATGACTTGCGAGAGGAGCAAtcacattaattacaagacaggTCTCTATCACACACATAAATGTAGTCATGGGTTTGACTTTTAAATCTTAGTATTTCATTTTTATGATGAAATGTGTTGGTTATCATTAATTACTTGGGAGAGGAGCAATCGCATTAATTACAAGACACGTCCATTACGCACATGAATGTAGTCCTGTGTTTGACTTTTTTGAATAATTTTGAATCTTAGTATTTCATTTCTATGATATGTGTTGGTTATTAATGAATTGCGAGAGGAGCAATCGCATTAATTACAAGACATGTCTTTATCACACACATAAATGTAGTCATGGGTTTGACTTTTGGATCATTTTGAGTCTTAGTATTTCATTTTTATGATGAAATGTGTTGGTTATCATTAATTACTTGCGAGAGGAGCAATCGCATTAATTACAGGACACGTCTCTATCACACACATGAATGTAGTCATGGGTTTGACTGTAGGATCATTTTGAGTCTTAGTATTTCATTTCTATGTTGAAATGTGTTGGTTATCGTTAATTGCTTGCGAGAGGAGCAATCGCATTAATTAAATGACGCGTCCCAATTACGCACATGAATGTAGTTCTGGGTttgacttttggattgttttacgTCTTAAGTATTTATTTTCTATGCTGGAATGTGTTGGCGAGGAGCATCACAATAAATCAATGACTAGTCATGTGCGATGGTACGTTAAGTGTAGCTATATTCCTGAAGCCTTAAGAGCCGCGCTTGTCAGTGGGCTTGTTTGTTAGCCCACTGGCTAGTGTAACTATGACATGATGTCTTCAAAGAAACGGCGGCCTCACCGCTGTGTGTCCGTGGAGCTGATTGCCGGGGGGGAGGTCTCTGGACGGAACAAACCACTCCCACTCCTCCTCGTCAAGCATCTCCTGGAAACATCTCTCCATGAAGTCTTCCTCCCACAGCTCCTCCTCCACCTGCGTGGGGGGGGGGTATGTGTCACTCTGGCGCCGTGACGTCATCGCCGACAGGTGTCACCCACCTGCCTGTTGAACTCCTCCTCGTGCTCCATCCACATGTACTCCGCGAAAGGGTTCTCCTGGAGGCTGCTCAGCGTGACGTCATCGCCGAGGTTCTTGTTGGAGTTGACGTGGCTCAGCCTGGGATCTTTCATAATGTCGTCTCGCAGTGGCCAACGCTATTAGCCGCACGGCCCCGCCGAACaaacaagtgtgacgtcagcaaaCACGCAAGGGGTCTACTGGAATGTTGTTTACCTGTCAAACGACGTGCTGCTCCCGGAAAAGACAAACAGTCAAGTCGAGCTCGCCCTGTGTTGTAATGGCCGCCAGGCTTCTGTTTGTTTACTCGGTGACGTCACGCGGTGCTCGCTTATGATTGGCTAAGTCGCAGTGTTGCCTTCACGGACCAACTGTGGGTAGAAACAAACAAGAGGCACGGCGTCGGATCAAAGATAACTTCCTCATCGACCAGTTTCGAAGTTAAATAGATAGTATTTGACGTATACAACCGATAGATTTAATTTTCTGTGAAAATACACTGTCATTTTCATAAACGACTGCAGTACTTTACTTCACATCATTACCCGTTGCCACAAATTCGCAAATGCGCTGTCATAAGTGTAAACgttgagaattaaaaaaaaaaaaaaaacagatgtcAGAACGTACGTCATTACTTGTAAAATCTTCAAATCTTGTTTGGACCCAATGGCCAAAATCAAAGCGAAACAAAAAACCATAGACATCTgaaaagtagacgcagcattgcctgctgtgacgcgagaaattcggccgccatcttgaagtgatgatgaggagccggcgagcagcctaaagcagtggttcttaaccttgttggaggtaccgaaccccaccagtttcatatgcacattcaccgaacccttctttagtgaaaaataaaatgtttttttttttcaaattcaagacaaagttatatgtttttgggaacatattctaagtaacaaagacttaatttagagttatttggttagggttagggttagagggttaggcttataataaggccatgccgaataaggcatgaaTAATTACTTAattatgactagttaagagccaatatgttactaatttgcatgttaataagcaacttaaTGGTGATAatgttcccatactaaagtgttaccatgtttttttagtggtgcacaaaatgaaccgtgcatgaacatcactttgtacaaagaacaaaaccaacacagtgcataaactcacaacaaattacacacctgcaaatcagtgtgacttttgctgttgccatatccgtaatacgccgatagggaaaagtttttatttacacgatgagtcgggtgtgtcttgacctccgccgactcaccgaacccccagggttcgatcgaacccaggttaagaaccactggcctaaactgacagttgacaggtagaaaacaaagttggtgttcagcattttcctgctcaaatgagcggactgttgaaaataggaatcaggAGATTACTTTTCAcaggtaagatttaacattataacgtcctattggttgtattttgtgaaaataatatgtgagtgtgaatgttgtctgtctatctgtgttggccctgcgatgaggtggcgacttgtccagggtgttctagctgagataggctccagcgccacccgtgaccccgaagggaataagcggtagaaaatggatggaataccacagagttgagaagaagcaaagatcttcaatagtactgaaatcgtagccgctagcaaacaagagtatgaccataatagaattgcttgtcaataatattaattacatttaaaaatgtcatactttaaTAACATAAAgctgaaataaatgatgaagataaagattgttaggaccacagtccagattgtgtgtgtgtgtgtgtgggggggggggggggggtatagactttcaggtgtttatgtttatatttaagtatttggcagacgcttaattgtatccaaagcgacatacataaaaaatacatataaaacaatcactgtgaacatgatcatttaagggaagaatgtaatacaaaatatcaatacaaagtgtcaaaacagaataaactctgctgctgcagcaacagagatacagtctataggtccctaagatatatagatatctaatgtatccatacattgtttatgtaggatataagcatgtatatataacctaatcatattgtttcttcaatttaaaaatagctgaccgtttttttcccccttctctgggattacattcccagttttgatctcggacgtctggtcacttatagcatataagaatattctattactgttaagccaactatgaataataaaacacgccaaaaaatgtgtcatttatcatagctacacgtatgacaaaaatcagcgtgaaaatcagtggtattcagtgaggtaagattaattaaatgcgctgacggttcattgctcctgccaaatgaattgcactggggggagcagatcaccactctaagatggcggccccgcgtctcgtcagccccagtaggcagtagcgctcgatgctgcgtctacttttaAGATGTCTGTGCAAAAAACGCTCACATCCGCCGTGATATCGCGAGAGTTTAGCGCGAATGCACACGCGTTCGTTAGCATCTTTTTCCGAGTAGCGAGGTAAGAAAATCTCTACTTGTGGCATTTTTTCCTTATTTACTCTACGTTTTACTGTCGtgtttattgaaaaactgttGAGTCGTTATCTCCTCTACATTTTACTGCCGTGCTTATAGGAAAACATGAGATAATTAATGGAGTAACCGCCCACATTAGCTCTCGGTATAGGCATTGTATGTTAGCTAAGGCCGACGTTAGCATTGGTGATGTCGAGCTAAGCACTGTAAATGTCATTATTGCAACCTCTTAATGCGCATACTTTAGTGAATAATGGAAGACTAGTTAGTATCTACTGCTTCAGCGTAGCTCGTTGTTAACATAGGTACTTGCTAACTTATCTACAGCGCTATG
This genomic interval carries:
- the LOC133644989 gene encoding polyadenylate-binding protein-interacting protein 2-like; the protein is MKDPRLSHVNSNKNLGDDVTLSSLQENPFAEYMWMEHEEEFNRQVEEELWEEDFMERCFQEMLDEEEWEWFVPSRDLPPGNQLHGHTATSSNLNPHAKEFTPGIQKHVM